Sequence from the Catenuloplanes indicus genome:
TCGCCGGGCGCGACGGTCAGGTCTGCCGGGTGCAGCGCGGTCACCGGCGGCGGGCCCGGATAGGTGAGGCCGACGCCGCGGAACCGGATCACCGGCGCGGTCACGGCGCGGACACCACGACCCGGTCGCCCGCGGCCAGCTCGCCGCCGGCCGGGGACACGGCTACGAACCCGTCGCCGGACGCGCCGGCCCGCACCTCGACCCGGGTGACCGTGCCGGCCGCGTCCACCGTGGAGACCGTGGTGCGCCCGTCCGCACCGGCGGACACCGCGGACAACGGCACGACCAGCACCTCCCCGTCGGTCTGCGCAGCCGTGATCGTCACCCGCACGTCCTGCCCGGCCCACTGCGCGGGCAGCGGCTTGCGCGGCGTGATCAGCACCGGGTGGTACGGCCCGCCGCCCTGGTCGCCCGCGCCGCCCGCCTCGCCACCGGCCGGCGGCGGATCGGTGGTGAGCTCGCCGACGCTGGTCACGGTCGCGTCCGCGTTTTGGCCGAGCGAGTCCGCGCGCAGCGCCGCGGCCTGGTCGGCGCGGATCAGGCCGGCCTGCTCGGGCCGCAGGCGCACGCCGACGCGCAGCGCGCCGGACGACAGCACGAGCAGCGGCGCCTCGACCGGGTCGCCGACGCGCGCGGTGAACGTGGCGACGCGGGCGGGCAGCTCGGGCACGAACGCGACCTCGTCCAGCGGCACCATCGGGCCGGTGGTGGCGATCAGGTCGGCCTCGGCGGCCTCGGCGTCCGCGAGCCGGCCCTCCAGCCGGGCGAGTTGCTCGCTCAGCGGTGCCTCGCCGGTCGCGGCCGGCGGGCCGTCCTTGATCCGGCGGCGCATCGCGGCCACCTCGGCGCGCGCGGCGTCGACCGCGGCGGCGGCCTCGGCGAGCGCGGGCCGGTCGGTGCGCCCGCCCGGCCCCCCGGTGTCCGGCACGTCGTACCCGGCCTGCTGGTAGAGCCGGCGGACCGCGTCCTCGGTGGCGTCGCCGAACGTGCCCTCCGCGTCACCGCCCCGGTAGTGCCGCAGGTCGCGGAGCGCCCTCTGTAGCTGCGTGACGTCCGCCCCGGTGTCGCCGGGCTTGAGGTCACGGTACGCCGGGACCGCGCCCTTCAGCACGATCAGCGGCCGGCCGGAGACGGCCAGCAGCACCTGCCCGGCGGTGACCTCGGCACCGGCCTTGACCCGCGCGGCGGTGAGCACGAGCGTGCCCGCACCCTCGGCCGCGGTCGGCGTGATCTCCAGCCGGGCGCTCGCCTCGACCGTGCCGCGCGCCACCACGGTGCTGGTCAGCACGCGTTTCTCGACCACCGCGGTGAGCTGCGTCCCCGGCGGCGGTGAACTGTCCGCCAGCAGCTGCTGCGGCGACTTGACCAGCGTCGACGCGAGCAGCCCGGTGGTGGACAGCACCGCGCAGGCGGCGGCGAGCACCAGCGTGATCCGCCGCCGCCGGACGATCGGCGTCGGCTCGTCGCTCATGTGGCCGCGGGGGTCGGTGTCGACACCGCCGGCGGGTTTCGCTGGATCTCCTCCGGGCTGGTGTCGCCGCTCGACGGGCAGCCGGCCAGCAGCAGTGCGGCCAGCGCCGCGAACGGCAGGATCATCAGGGTACGGTTTCGGCGCGTGATCACTGTCCGGATACCACCTTCGCAGCGTTTCTGAGCAGGGTGTCGTAGTGCTTCCGCAGCTCGCTGAGCTGCTGTGCGTTGTCCTCGATGGTGCGGCGCTGATAGGCCGACTCGACCGCGAACCAGGTACCGACCACGTTCGCCTCCTGTTTGCAGGCGACGTCGGCCTTCGCGGTCTCCAGCTCGGCCGCGCTCACCGTCTCGCTCTGCCAGCGCGCGTCGTCGCCGGCGTCCATCGGCACGCCGTAGTGGAAGCCGCGGTCGCGCATGCAGGCGCTCCACCGGCCGAACGCGGCCTGCACCCGGGAATCCCGCTCGGCACGATCGTGGTCCGCGTTCGCCATCTGCTCCGGGTTGATCATCGGAGCCTCCGGTCCGCCCTGGCTCAGCCGGCGCATCGCCTCACCGGCGCAACCACCCGCCGGCACGGCCTGCCCGGCGATCTGGGTCTCGCCCTTGCCGGCCCAGAGCGCGGCTTCCTCCGGCGTCGGCTCCCGCTCCTGCCGGGCCTGCCACTCACCGTCCGGCCGGGGTGCCGGGTGGTAGCCGTAGGCGGTGGCATGGTCCGGGTCGAACAGCCCGTAACGGCGGGCGTGGATGACGGTCCCGTCCGGCGGGACACCTTCGATCACCGGCCAGTCCAGGCCGAAGCGCTGCATGCACTGCCGGCCCAGCATGTTGATCGCCCGGTCCGGCACCTGCCAGGACGTGACGAACACCAGGTACGGATCGAGCGGCAGCACCAGCTCGCTCGCGTGGCGAACGGCCGGGATGGACGCCACCGCCGGCTCACCCCGGTCGTCGGCCGCCCGCCCCTCGCACCCGAGCGATGCCAGCGCGGCCACCCCGGCGAGGACCAGCCCGATGGTACGGCGCATGGGAATCCTCCTTCCCCAGGTGCCGGCCGGGCGACCCGCGCCGCCCGGCCGGACTCGGTGCTGCGGTGATCAGCAGGACGTGGCGCTGGAGTGCGAGCTCAGCCGGTCGTTGGCCCAGCCGAGCGTGGTGTAGGCGTAACCGACACTGCCGCTGGACTGCCCGTACGGCAGGTGGGTCACGGACGCGCCGCCGCACCACGAGTGCTCGTAGGCGTAGATGCGCACGGTCCGGCCGTTCGCCGTGGAGCTGGCCTGGTCGCCGACGTGGACGTTGCTGTTGACGAAGTACAGCGGGCCGTAGTTGCCCTCCTGGCTGAGGGCCCGGTCGTAGATGCGACCGCTGAAGCCGCTGTCCTGCCACACGGCGAACTCGCCGGTGTGCCAGACACCGTCCCGGTCCGCCAGGGCGGGCGCGGCGAGGCCGGCCGTGACCATGGCGGCGCCGAACGCCACGATGCCCGCGCGTTTCACCGCGCGTACGATGGACTTGGTTTCCACAGATCCTCCTAGAGATCGGGAACCTGCGGCTGCGGTGCTGAACCCACCGCAGCCGCGCCTGATAACGGGATGCGGGGATCACGTAATCCCCCCGTGTTGCGTCTCTGACCGTACCATTGGTCGATGTTTTCGAGGGCCCGTCCAGTGTCGTCAAAGCGTCAACCCTATTTGTGATCGACAATCTTTGAACGGCTCTGACCTGGATTGATGTGCATCCATGGTGGATATGCGCGAGTTGCTGACACTATTGGGTGAACAAACTTATTAATTGTTCAGATGCAATGGTTGGGTAGGCGGGCCAGTGCTTTTTCCGGAAAGCTGACGGATATGTCCGGCAGGGCGACCGGGGTGGCAATGTTGATCGATCACAAAGGGAGCCCGCCCGCGGTCCTTACGGATGATCGAGAAGCCGGGCGGTGATCAGGTCGTCCGGTGAGCCGTGCGGCGCGTGGCCGATGGCGTACGCCGCGGCGGCGTCGTAGTGGCGGACGAGCGCCGGTGGCGGCTGCGGCCCGGCCGCGACCAGCGACCGCAGCAGCGCACGGGCCGTCCGGGTGTGGACGGCGAGATCCCGCTCCGCCACGACGTGCACGGACGTGCACGGACGTGCCGGTCGGCAGGTGCCACAGCGTGAACGCGGTGGTGCGGGTACGGGTGCAGTGGAGATCGACCCGGATCTCGTGGTCCGCCGGCGGACCGTGCTCGCCGTCGGCCAGCGGCAGGACCTCGACCACGGCGGCGGCACCGGTGTGGCGGCGGTGGAGGCCGGTCTCACGGCGCAGGGTGCCGTAGGTGTACGGCGTCGTGATGACGCTGATCCGGCCGTGCCGGCCCGGCACCGGCGCGTCGGTCCGGGGCGCGTCGTGGCAGCGGCGGACCAGGTCAGGTA
This genomic interval carries:
- a CDS encoding peptidoglycan-binding domain-containing protein; protein product: MSDEPTPIVRRRRITLVLAAACAVLSTTGLLASTLVKSPQQLLADSSPPPGTQLTAVVEKRVLTSTVVARGTVEASARLEITPTAAEGAGTLVLTAARVKAGAEVTAGQVLLAVSGRPLIVLKGAVPAYRDLKPGDTGADVTQLQRALRDLRHYRGGDAEGTFGDATEDAVRRLYQQAGYDVPDTGGPGGRTDRPALAEAAAAVDAARAEVAAMRRRIKDGPPAATGEAPLSEQLARLEGRLADAEAAEADLIATTGPMVPLDEVAFVPELPARVATFTARVGDPVEAPLLVLSSGALRVGVRLRPEQAGLIRADQAAALRADSLGQNADATVTSVGELTTDPPPAGGEAGGAGDQGGGPYHPVLITPRKPLPAQWAGQDVRVTITAAQTDGEVLVVPLSAVSAGADGRTTVSTVDAAGTVTRVEVRAGASGDGFVAVSPAGGELAAGDRVVVSAP